From the Dermacentor variabilis isolate Ectoservices chromosome 5, ASM5094787v1, whole genome shotgun sequence genome, the window CCCTGTCTAATTAACAAAACGtgatctcaaaggctatgcttatGCTGACTTGCCTGCACCAGAGACACTACCTATTCAGGGACGTGCATTTTTCTTCTAAAATCGTGGAAAAAAAGATTTTCAGTTACGGCTGCTCTGTTCCTGCGCAAATTCTGCAGCAAGATTGCATACTTTGGCCCAAATCGTTCAATATTAACACTGGGCATTGTCACCTGCCTGGTTTGTCAAAAAAATGAACTCCAATTTTGCCTTCATCTGCAGCCCTCACGAGCGATATTTAAAACATGGCAGCCATGTAACTTCCACTGTCTGCAGTAAGGTAAAACAAGGCCTCTGAGACTGGTTTCCACATTGGAGCATGCTACGTGGATACAAAACATCCCCATACTACGCATGACCTCTTGAGCGCTCCTTAAAGTGTTGCCCGATCTCAAGCTCAACTGCTTACCCACAAACCTGTGCTGAGGTGAAAGAATATAAAGCTAGTGGGTAATGACAAATCGAACTAGAAGCACTAATTATTTTCTCCTTCTTCTTGAAAGGAAATTGCTCGCTTGCATCTGGAAATGTTCACTTCAGCCAATACTGCATGAAACATTAAAACTTTACTGAGCATAATACTGCACCAAGTACCATGTCCATGCTTTATGCACGaactccaagttttttttttttttaatgatgccTCATCTGCCCGTGTGGGGACTCAGTTGCACCTGACCACTACTATTGACAAGATTACGCCAGATCTTCCAAGCTTAACAGTTGAGAAATACTGCAGTCGAGGAAAAAAATGACTAAATATTGGTGCAAAACGCTAACACTGTTTTAATTGTCATGATGTCAACTGTGTACGAAAAAAACATCACAGACTTTGTTCTCTAGGGACGCTGTGAACAGGCACACTGCTATTTGGTCACAGGAAGAATGATGTGCACCACACACAAAACGAAGATGTATTCCAATGAACATTTTCATGAAATATTCACAGAACAAAGGCTGAAATTTCAGTTGCCGTTATGCATTGGTTCTATGGAAAAAATGGCACTGCTGCTGGTAGGTCAGAATGAATGAGGGCATTGAATAATTAGCCTCTAAAAAATCGGTGGACGACTCTATCTGTACCAATTTATAATGAGTTTTGTCCTAAACTGGCcagaaatgaaaaacggtaaAATTGGCCTCAATATGACAATCATAGACAAGCTCTAAAAGCTGGGCATTTTACAATAAAGTCACAAAAATTGGCAGTTATGCAGTCGTTATGCTGGCAAGTAGACTGGTATTTATGCTGAAATTGCCCCGAACCCTCAATAATGGCAAGCACTTACACATGGAAATCGATGCTTTTTGCACCTGACAACATCCGCAGCAATCCGACATGGAGCAGTTCGCACTGGCAATGGCAGATCCAGAATTCTTAAGTCCGAGTGTTTGCTTAAGGATTAGAGCGAGAGCGACTGATTCATATCAGCTATACTCGTGGACAAGTTTCTGTGGCTATCAAGGGAAAACTACAGGCATGTGGCTGCTGCTCGTGTTAccacgccaagtagtccggcagcatCTGACatcttttggttgctcggaacagacgataaatcgacgcagcttccatgtGCGACGATTTCGCGtctgcccagacgcggaagggaaaagccacaaaataagtaaacctttacactcagtggtgtgtgctgtcttatttaactgttgctaataaagtGTTTATGCTTTGGGTTCCCCAACCTAAACTAACCTcgattaaaacgcgggactctttttgAAAGTGCTATCACTTGTGCATGCTTTGCCTCCACAGATTTCCCTTCACAGCCACAGAATGTCAGCGAGTATAGTGGatgtcaccataaaaaaaaaaaggccaaggCATCAGTAGCCAAATGTCTGTTTGCACTTTTTTTGCAGTCCATAGCTATAACATGACACCTGTTTCAACTATTGCACGGCTCACTGCTCACAAAGAATCCAACTACACAACAAATTAACACTTTGGCTAATGCTGATTCACCATTTTGATCTAAGTACCAACCACAGCCTACTTAGACTAGCCCAGCTGCAGAAATGATGGTAAGAAATGAGCATCAAAATGAGGATATGTAACAGTAAAAAAATACATGAACATTTATTTCCTCCGTGGGGTTCTTCCaatggagaaagaaaaagaaaagagtgatGGAGCACCCAACGCCAGGATATGAAATTCTGATGTACAACACTTCTTGTGCCCATACAAAACTCAAcacgataattaaaaaaaaaaatgtggcaataACATCGCCTTAAGCACCGTGCCACAATACCAACCCTAATAGAAAAATTTGTTCAGgaagaagctttctttttgtcaaAGTCTGCTGTAATGGGTGCGATAGATGTCGCAGCAGCAATAATGAACAACCAGGGCACTGAATGGTCATTATTATGGCTCTATATGAGAGTGAGGACTGCAAAAATTGAATCTTTCTCATTGTAAATACACTGAAAAGGTGGCCTAGAACTTTAAGAACAGGTCTTCTCTTAGGAAACAAGCAGTGACACCCTGCTTTGAGCATAGTTCACAGAAGGCCTGTTGTAATTAAGAGAGCTTGGCAAGAAGGTTATTAAATGAGTGAAAATTATGAGCTCCTATAGAACACCTGAAATATGAAAATGGAGTATTCAAAAACGAAACAGCTTTCCATGAACATGGCCATTAAGGGTTGCGGCTGATCGAGAACCTCACAAATAGGTAGAGCTCAACAACATTGTGCAAAAAATAAACGTAGAGGCTTCCATTGGCCTTTGGATTGGTATTTTGTTGGCCTTTGGATTGGCAGAAGGCAGAGGCCTGAAGATCTTTAACATTTGTATCACATTGCAAAAATCAACGGGGTTCACCAGCCCGCATAAAACAAACGAAGACAATGTCCAGTCTGCACAGACGAGGCGTCGACAGACTTCCAAGCACAGGTAATCAAGTAAGTTCATGTAAACAACACAGGCACATGCGTGGAGGCTGCAATCGGCAAAGTCTCTCTCCCAGGTAACGCACCAGTTTGTCTTCAGAGGAAGCAGCAGTAAATGTCAGTGATCCATCAACTTCCCCGACAAGATCTCAAAGGCGATTCTATATCGTAACCGCTGAATGTCGCGAGCTGAAAAATTGAATGACGCACCTCTTGCGAGGCACTCCGCATAGAGGCACACAAACACACCACAGTCATGAGAGTTAGTCTGCTGCGGAAGGTTCTTTACGTACTGGCATTCCCATTTTACGTCTGGAGTCAGTGGACGCTTCCGTTTGTCTTTATGCTCTTTCCTCAGGTATGCCATCAACACCTGATAGCAGTTCCAGTTCTTACGACCCATCGAATCGTAGAACTCAAATGTCTGGTTTGTTATATTCAGAACGGCGAGTGACCAGTGATCAAGGTCGTGGATGGGCACAAGCACTAAGTTGAAAGCAAACAAGTCAATCGTGTCCGTCCAGCGGCGCACGGCTTCATAGCCCCGGTTTTTCAACACATTGAAGAAGTGCGTCGTCAGCGCATGAACGCGGAGACCGTCTGAAACTTCTTTGGCGCGTTCGGCCACGAGCCCCATGTAGAAGTCAATGACAACGTCATTCAGCCAGTTTGTACCGAGCACAGTGTTCAGGTCCTTCCAAGTCACGGTGTAACCGTAACTGCGCACGGCCACACCATGCTTGTCACTTCGCCCACGCCTCAGCTCCTTCTGCACGCGGCTCTTAATCCACTCGTCATCCATGACCGCGGCAGCACCTGCCCCGTTGGTGCACGCTGCTGCTTTGGCGAGCCGCTCTTTTCCGGCCAAGGTGCGGGTGGACCGCGTTGTGTAGTGGAAGCCGGGTACCATGTCCTCTAGCCGCTGCAATGCCACCGAGCAGTCCTGCGTCATCTTCAGCAGGTCAGACATGCTGCGGCCTGTGCTGGGTCCAGGCATGCTGGAGACGAGGGACCGGAAGCTGGGTTCGGGGCAGGATTCGAAGTTCGAATTGTCGGCGCGACAAGGGCAGGTGGACTCGAATACACCCGTGAGCCTGAAGTCCATCAAGACTCTGGACGAGGCAGGAGGCACCGACGCTGGGGGGGAGGACTCACGGTGCCCTATCACGGGGGCTCCCTTCCAGCGTGCAGAACTGTCCCTGCAAGCAGTGGCCACACGGACGAGAGATTGGTCAATGGTCTGGACCATCCCAGGCAGAAGCGGCAGAGGGCACCACACAAAGGTCGGACCGATGGTGCTTAAACAACCCAAGGCAAGAACATTGGCTAAGAGGGACATTGTAGTGGAGAGGCTCCAGATTAAAAATTTGGATTTTTTAATGTGACCCCAAAGCATGCCACACGAGAACTCTTGCATTCTTTTCCCATCATAATGCAGCAACTGAGGTTCCAACCTGCAGCCTTTTGTTCAGCTGACGAATGTAGCCCCTAAGCCACCAGAGCAGGATCAGTGGGCTGTGATCCATTTTCACATTCCACTTAAAGCCAAAGCTCTGTACATCGAATTTTGCAAGAAATCACAATGAGGCTCAAGTTATCGACCAGTTGGAGAACTTTCTACATTCTTTAGCACATCACAAATGCAAACACGGAATATCCCACAACAACTGATCACCAGATAATGTCTCACACAATTCGGTCACAAACAAGGTCCTTCGGCTTGGTGCCAAATAACAGGTCCAGAGCATCGCAGATATCTCATGCCAGCATCCTCCAGTAAGTTTTTTGGCAGAAGAAGGGTAAAGAAGTGGCATGACTGAtagcatgcttctttttttcagtgcaaTGCCCAAGGAAATTAGGTTTGGGCTTACGTACCATACCACTCTGTGCACACTTGAAATCATTTTCACAGGCAGACAATTACAGATAAGGCGATAGCATAAGGCACAGAAAGAGTCAATGAACTGAAGTTAGATGGGCAGAATTTCAAAGGTTGTTGGGTGATTAGCatagtcatataagaagccacAAACTTCAGATTTTCGGCCCAGTAAAGCGCTGCCATTCATAGTGCAGCGCCAATTCTCAACATTCATTTCACAATGACAGCTGACAGCTGTTTCTCGTCTAAGATGTCCATCAATGAAGTGTCATTATTGTGGTTGTCATGCCACTGCCATCTATCTCTGTATTCATCATCTTGCTGTTAGCAGCTTTGTACCAGCAAATTACTATGGAATGCCAAAGGTGTTGAAATACGTGTCCTTTGGTTTTATCACGGAAATAACAATCCATGGAGCAAAAGCAACCTGACCCAGAGACCACAAACTGGTTAAACAATGAGCGATCAGAAAAAGCTCGCAATGGAAAGCCCTAGGCTACTGTTTCCAGTTGTTAATTAGACAATGAATTTTCTTTTCCTGGAGAGGTTTGAAACACCAGTATACTTCTGGAGTAACCTTCAGCCACAGCACCATTCTACTTCAACATTTCATACATATCCACGAGATATCGACTGGAAGTCACAGCGGCGAATGAAGAGCAAGAATGACTGCCAAATGGACGGTTTCAATAGGCGcggcaaacaaacgaaaaatcGAAAACAGCACAAGGTCAAGCTGACAACAGGACACAATAAAAGCATTAACGTGCCCTGTTCTTAGGATCTGCGTTTGCAACGTCTTCAGGGCATGACCTTATGCCAAATGGCCAACGTCCAAACATCTGCCAAGTATAAACAGGCATATTGTTGTTCACAAAAAAtctaaataataaagaaagaaagcagaaaagtaCGGCAAACGGCGCGACTGGCTTAACTCGCAGAACAAGCAGGGGACACCCGAATCCAGCTAAATTCACTTAAACAAAGTGTCGTTTCGCGTTTGTTCCAAACCGTACAAGAGGGTCGGAATACGCAACTACAAGACGCAAGTGAGCCGAAGAACGCTGGCTGGCTAGCATACCGTCGTGACGGCTAAATATTTGCACTAGAGCACGATGTCGAAGTTTCGTCTTCCTGAGACCAACGGATCGAAGCAAAATCACC encodes:
- the LOC142583317 gene encoding sentrin-specific protease 1-like isoform X1, with amino-acid sequence MDFRLTGVFESTCPCRADNSNFESCPEPSFRSLVSSMPGPSTGRSMSDLLKMTQDCSVALQRLEDMVPGFHYTTRSTRTLAGKERLAKAAACTNGAGAAAVMDDEWIKSRVQKELRRGRSDKHGVAVRSYGYTVTWKDLNTVLGTNWLNDVVIDFYMGLVAERAKEVSDGLRVHALTTHFFNVLKNRGYEAVRRWTDTIDLFAFNLVLVPIHDLDHWSLAVLNITNQTFEFYDSMGRKNWNCYQVLMAYLRKEHKDKRKRPLTPDVKWECQYVKNLPQQTNSHDCGVFVCLYAECLARGASFNFSARDIQRLRYRIAFEILSGKLMDH